A window of Drosophila subobscura isolate 14011-0131.10 chromosome E, UCBerk_Dsub_1.0, whole genome shotgun sequence contains these coding sequences:
- the LOC117891804 gene encoding E3 ubiquitin-protein ligase MYLIP gives MWWCIVNLPNGTQQAVKWDPKANGQECLEKVCLALNIICEMEYFGLEHWTPNQKETQTRQWINLRNRLSCDSGSSGSGIQLMLALRVKFWVPVHFILQESVRNLFYMQARRDLLEGRLSASDWSSAAKLAALLCQADGLRFNEAALRADCPMRMRRELAQQQLQQQQAQQQRHEQQRKEKEHVLSFKKRRLSKQKSMEHIENCALPLAATSCSLQPSPSTSTSANTSHTCSSHTHSNSSSSSPSNSSSQTGLDERLASNPLRMYEEYVFLPSHEAGGDAEASVPEPPADYLRQIATEHGKLAKLQMSPKSAKYWLLQSIQDLPGYGEELFSGVTTNESAARCDIAVGAHGITVCRGGEKQSIPFGAIAAAKSLRRTFKLEYVDDHNDRKELEIKLPKQPIAAGLYRSITERHAFYVCDKVRGVVTNQFTRDLKGTIASMFKEDTELGKRYVFDIQHTCREVHDQARRILHERGGGDAAAQAEAADGAVAAAAAATVVGAGPGSSCGAGGAGGGSMAGKIDLAIREKEAREAAIERCVDTRISEAMQCKICMDRAINTVFNPCCHVIACAQCAARCSNCPNCRVKITSVVKIYLPPELRTSQSECVSGGSNTTNSHSHSHSQSEVSPEAELQLEEIAAATATATAGGSAAAPVAGVAEPGGGQAKVTTAA, from the exons GTCTGCCTCGCCCTGAACATCATCTGCGAGATGGAATACTTCGGCCTCGAGCACTGGACGCCCAACCAGAAGGAGACGCAGACGCGTCAGTGGATCAATCTGCGGAATCGCTTGTCctgcgacagcggcagcagcggcagcggcattcAACTGATGCTGGCGCTGCGCGTCAAGTTCTGGGTGCCCGTGCACTTCATCCTGCAGGAGAGTGTGCGCAATCTGTTCTACATGCAGGCACGTCGCGACCTGCTGGAGGGGCGACTGTCCGCCAGCGACTGGAGCAGTGCGGCCAAGCTGGCGGCGCTGCTCTGCCAGGCGGACGGACTGCGCTTCAACGAGGCGGCGCTGAGGGCCGACTGTCCGATGCGGATGCGCCGGGAgttggcgcagcagcagctgcagcagcagcaggcacagcagcagcggcacgagcagcagcggaaggagaaggagcacgTGCTGAGCTTCAAGAAGCGTCGCCTGTCCAAGCAAAAGTCCATGGAGCACATCGAGAACTGTGCCCTGCCGCTGGCCGCGACcagctgcagcctgcagccctcaccctccacctccacctccgccaaCACATCCCACACCTGCTcctcccacacccactccaactccagctccagcagccccagcaacagcagcagccaaaccGGACTCGACGAGCGCCTGGCCAGCAATCCCCTGCGCATGTACGAGGAGTACGTGTTCCTGCCCAGCCACGAGGCCGGCGGCGATGCGGAGGCCTCTGTGCCGGAGCCACCGGCGGACTACCTCAGGCAGATCGCCACGGAGCACGGCAagctggccaagctgcagATGAGTCCCAAGTCGGCCAAGTACTGGCTGCTGCAGTCCATCCAGGATCTGCCCGGCTATGGCGAGGAGCTCTTCAGCGGCGTCACCACCAACGAGAGTGCCGCACGCTGCGACATTGCTGTGGGCGCCCACGGCATCACCGTCTGCCGCGGGGGTGAGAAACAAAG CATCCCCTTTGGCGCCATTGCAGCCGCCAAGTCGCTGAGGCGCACCTTCAAGCTGGAGTATGTGGACGACCACAACGATCGCAAGGAGCTGGAGATTAAGCTGCCCAAGCAGCCAATTGCCGCCGGCCTCTACCGCTCCATAACCGAGCGGCACGCCTTCTACGTGTGCGACAAGGTGCGCGGCGTGGTGACGAATCAGTTTACGCGGGATCTCAAGGGCACCATTGCCTCCATGTTCAAGGAGGACACGGAGCTGGGCAAGCGCTACGTGTTCGACATTCAGCACACGTGCCGCGAGGTGCACGATCAGGCGCGCAGGATCCTGCATGAGCGCGGCGGCGGGGATGCCGCCGCTCAGGCTGAGGCGGCTgatggtgctgttgctgctgccgctgccgcaacTGTCGTTGGTGCTGGGCCGGGCAGCAGTTGTGGCGCTGGGGGCGCTGGTGGCGGCTCCATGGCCGGCAAGATAGATTTGGCCATTCGCGAGAAGGAGGCGCGTGAGGCGGCGATTGAGCGCTGCGTGGACACGCGCATATCCGAGGCGATGCAGTGCAAAATCTGCATGGATCGCGCCATCAACACAGTGTTCAATCCGTGCTGTCACGTGATTGCCTGTGCCCAGTGTGCCGCCAG GTGCAGCAACTGTCCCAATTGCCGGGTGAAGATCACCAGCGTGGTCAAAATCTATCTGCCACCGGAGCTGCGCACCAGCCAGTCGGAGTGCGTcagtggcggcagcaacaccaccaacagccacagccacagccacagccaaagcgaAGTGTccccagaggcagagctgcagctggaggagatcgcagcggcgacagcgacagcgacagctggCGGATCGGCTGCAGCTCCTGTGGCAGGTGTGGCCGAGCCTGGTGGCGGTCAGGCCAAGGTGACAACGGCCGCCTAG
- the LOC117891806 gene encoding uncharacterized protein LOC117891806: MQINPKMRLFSVVIASLLMGLALTIPLENFEQKLQQEVPRKAANKPKQMSQPPIFVVDMLQPVLSYERNNTTRKEATVGGSLAPKLSYVRLMRVLMEHIWITAAEAAAAKGIPKLTNNTIM, encoded by the exons ATGCAAATAAACCCTAAAATGAGACTATTTAGTGTTGTTATTGCCTCCCTGCTCATGG GATTGGCACTTACAATTCCCCTGGAAAATTTTGAACAGAAACTGCAGCAGGAAGTGCCAAGGAAAGCCGCGAATAAACCCAAGCAGATGTCACAGCCGCCGATTTTTGTGGTGGACATGCTGCAGCCCGTCCTCAGCTATGAAAGGAACAACACCACCAGGAAGGAGGCCACTGTGGGCGGCAGTCTTGCCCCCAAATTGAGTTACGTTCGACTGATGCGCGTGCTGATGGAACACATTT GGATCACTgccgcagaagcagcagccgcaaaggGGATTCCAAAATTGACCAACAACACGATAATGTGA